One genomic region from Lineus longissimus chromosome 6, tnLinLong1.2, whole genome shotgun sequence encodes:
- the LOC135489584 gene encoding uncharacterized protein LOC135489584 isoform X2: MHIVLHHAATLENIHNFFCQLDARICRAKLTRSGCRTTFSNVRLVQGQCNKDRSVEEGAMMQQVQERANLDKLEDEDFQLYRDAILCAYFPKLCAPDPPPTPHTPSPGPRHLFTFTISEETPNLHEELPLATNDDEDTSTLIQAETLCDILRKAFRLSEERARQYDRVAFSRYAKKGQPKILAEELVSQLSVLETNKHPYYNPKAFVSRYAYDQWQQWERQHITQLLAKFWHYSLPPPVTLHTESLKGKHEQYKLLMKKLLGYERIYQTARNNLSGPRTPLSSASRRLLKEFGLRYGVGEMYRKLVYLEYLTENFMNEPWFTQHIISHMMAISDMLPSCRGRIIMTEDELQLLSTCSGWLHGQCENSLTRVKRLFPGNRPPEGVASLIQLLHKVLELKAYLSGEDQKPIKDYLMQFSFQGFRTAYERHKMLASHELMINAFDNSLCPELLNMVLARIMDEVTDYKNNYGPSFERYFDIAQEAAVEFYKLLMGDVEILCEDVLKNVDPNCINHLLLSLAYNLHQLDKDWAEYIPLESQTWHLTFLPQSLLWLRALKGHMQSLVIEAVSKDKFTIVILPPDADLSPKPSVMTPQPRQRSSSQHSLSHSANSAFSSPSTRMPSSVSSLARESETAVIQESRESHVSSPDPDSSHQSQHGVSNAQKRESPIMRMTNKLISGFKFSQNRPENQVIEDSTHSSNDSVKSQDIVDGSRAGNFLQFSRGHTLTHSVSTPDLQKQGCMSDRRGSAILHIHSEQDLYRRSSTARDKTDQEGGRDNFLSTSCPLNAFSEHGSNSTISYNEEEEELLRQHRQFWLHYKDMKSPRKFLDEAEGQKLSHQLVALLGKRTESSDFEAFGELASQKLLKDSAMGLDQQEKVSNANGVSEGGLDTQQGGAHAQLLNHGHSWSSEQSLPVQTGDASQVVEGIRGAPRRIRMNHFEDALSSSDEEDADEIDPDRDFQFFEDVFKVSKMSSLHKSVPNVSGNIVYPADVPGIGVQKKAASTSAVGFKIHTPKADRNGNVGQGHHGSGIAHINDNIDYSNTANISQVTSIDASVGHLKPNSKIHPAVSGLTPNGNQSNRNRSNTAERQDSVHRLNMTQLTPQNGVQGFLELFNENGLSSVLTSDLLLPISSSFLDTFIAIHRYIRFGRSLFEVLLPLPKSLSLKRDQLGPFFSEIMAGREKIYEKFVKGLCNALSVYADNIMCLDLCAVPVEMSNCILGKEMTGHLCSQQDSGLIWGCRHIIENVTNCFMYIDCKAKYLADRFEPVTQEMCCRVNILSTILKLLPKFKSQMTEIASLETMKKLVATTTRCVSSTSQLTESMRDYEYISSYSTPVSHASRSNLTATPSEHGLAETSSSILEGEETIKCCHEHVQILMKGQLKLLAFRINLFLKEALSLLLSLNMGNKRVAERLQPVSDFLGNYIKQLKRWLYSDLYKLMVEDMWVYIVEDFNDEVKKLIHWKDNTKTKAELLLQAVSFFMKFLSTRCQNLSLDMMMEKMDRVVFLLQLYTQPSERLIALYYQLYEACNQSESSSEDDDHLPSRYLQQMKHDLHLLRKCFSGEDIINWIMKHPHSPATASDPLSGCESEGSSEMFARETAENVCQKLLDDQIIVGVDGDHHALGFFHSTGAASDIDVSYPRMTRVPANEGMGPTPGSHDFEDPDHTIDQPWNDGHERHGVWTPFFYGQGLNRPQAEQPIMEDVEEKASNDGTLHTDSTRSGSDSLQVLCGSLILDQPAHDTNAVRHSNNPAKQNRDRNHKMRVEHNEPAMQANLSENKLSPNIVETGVNESHSGLSEVSVSNDHVEESSPALIAGEVEGEATDSNESPLSGLAGSESVDVGARIEQASEQTLKNGAMPDGEANKDCTEATAVENLSEKKPDSQTSENDDSVIQESRQIAEDQNRQMPDDTVSCSEELEGIWQNSRQDSPPTWVDEKIYYQKGDCLNATDKPPKGSGDMLSDSESSTPKNSSRGSSDLDRWPESQNNDCGNLAGSYRSASAFGPFAPRYLDSSTVVSSSIFQSCRNNLYRFKSIQDIGSSTHNLTESVLQDLTDHNHSHNNMSKLTGTLLQSAIDKEVTTNFLLTILYTRRKYDKTTKKFFSRVPVEMITDIKTLEESDVNGGCFG; this comes from the exons ATGCACATTGTCTTGCA CCATGCAGCAACCTTAGAAAATATCCACAACTTCTTCTGCCAACTTGA TGCGAGAATCTGCCGTGCCAAACTAACCAGGTCGGGATGTCGGACCACGTTCAGCAATGTCAGACTGGTGCAGGGCCAGTGCAATAAGGATCGCTCTGTAGAAGAAGGTGCCATGATGCAACAGGTACAGGAGAGGGCCAATTTGGATAAACTGGAAGATGAG GACTTCCAGCTGTATCGAGATGCCATCCTGTGCGCCTACTTCCCAAAACTATGTGCGCCAGACCCACCTCCAACGCCCCACACGCCTTCGCCAGGACCCCGCCATCTTTTCACATTCACCATCAGTGAGGAGACCCCTAATCTTCATGAGGAGTTGCCGTTGGCTACTAATGATGATGAGGACACATCGACCCTGATTCAGGCTGAGACGTTGTGTGATATTCTACGGAAGGCATTCAGGTTGAGTGAGGAGAGAGCCAGGCAGTATGATCGGGTTGCCTTTAGTCGGTATGCAAAGAAAGGACAACCAAAG attttggcTGAGGAGTTAGTGAGTCAGTTGTCTGTGCTGGAAACAAACAAACATCCTTACTACAACCCAAAGGCATTTGTG agtCGATATGCCTATGACCAATGGCAACAGTGGGAACGTCAACACATTACACAACTCCTGGCAAAATTCTGGCACTATTCTCTCCCTCCTCCAGTAACGCTGCATACAGAGTCACTCAAAGGAAAGCATGAGCAGTATAAACTCCTGATGAAAAAACTGCTTGG TTATGAGCGTATTTACCAGACTGCCCGAAACAATTTGAGTGGCCCAAGGACTCCCCTCTCGTCTGCTTCAAGGCGTCTGCTCAAGGAATTTGGCCTCAGATATGGCGTG GGGGAAATGTACCGGAAGTTGGTCTACCTCGAATATCTAACAGAGAACTTCATGAATGAACCCTGGTTCACACAGCATATAATTTCACACATGATGGCCATTAGCGACATGTTGCCATCCTGTCGTGGTCGCATCATCATGACGGAGGATGAACTGCAACTTCTCAGCACGTGTAGTGGTTGGCTCCACGGACAATGTGAGAATTCATTAACACGGGTCAAGCGGCTCTTCCCTGGAAACAGACCCCCAGAAGGCGTGG CCTCCCTGATTCAGTTGCTGCATAAAGTTCTGGAGCTAAAGGCCTACTTGTCTGGTGAGGACCAGAAGCCGATCAAGGATTACCTAATGCAGTTTTCATTC cAAGGATTCAGGACCGCCTATGAAAGACATAAGATGCTTGCCAGTCATGAACTCATGATCAATGCCTTTGATAACTCACTCTGTCCAGAATTG CTGAATATGGTGCTGGCTCGTATCATGGATGAGGTGACAGATTACAAAAACAACTACGGACCGTCGTTTGAGAGATATTTTGACATCGCCCAGGAAGCTGCCGTGGAGTTCTATAAACTACTGATGGGCGACGTGGAGATACTGTGCGAAGATGTTCTCAAGAATGTG GACCCTAACTGTATCAACCACCTGCTGCTGAGTTTAGCATACAACCTCCACCAGTTAGACAAAGACTGGGCTGAATACATTCCACTAGA ATCGCAAACATGGCACCTGACCTTCTTGCCCCAGAGTCTGTTGTGGTTGAGAGCACTTAAAGGACATATGCAAAGCTTAGTCATAGAGGCTGTCTCAAAAGACAAG TTTACTATAGTCATCCTTCCGCCCGATGCTGATCTCAGCCCTAAGCCATCTGTGATGACCCCTCAACCTCGTCAGCGGTCGTCTTCCCAGCATTCCCTGTCACACTCTGCTAACTCGGCATTCAGTTCGCCATCTACTCGCATGCCCTCTTCTGTGTCTAGTCTGGCAAGGGAG AGTGAGACAGCTGTGATACAGGAGTCAAGAGAAAGCCACGTGTCTAGTCCAGATCCTGACAGTTCTCATCAGAGTCAACATGGTGTTTCTAATGCCCAAAAACGAGAAAGTCCAATCATGAGAATGACCAATAAACTTATCAGTGGTTTCAAATTCAGCCAGAATCGACCAGAAAATCAAGTTATCGAAGACAGTACCCATTCAAGCAATGATTCAGTTAAATCACAGGATATTGTCGATGGGAGCCGTGCTGGAAACTTCCTCCAGTTCTCCAGAGGTCACACTCTTACACACAGCGTCTCAACTCCTGATCTCCAGAAACAGGGTTGTATGAGTGATAGAAGGGGCAGTGCGATTCTCCACATTCATTCGGAGCAAGACCTTTACCGTCGCTCATCAACTGCACGTGATAAAACTGACCAGGAAGGTGGCCGTGATAACTTTCTGTCCACTTCATGTCCGCTCAATGCATTTTCTGAACATGGATCGAACAGCACCATCAGTTACaatgaggaggaagaggaattGTTACGACAACATCGGCAGTTCTGGCTGCACTACAAAGACATGAAGTCACCAAGGAAATTTTTAGATGAAGCAGAGGGCCAGAAGTTGAGCCACCAGTTGGTTGCACTGTTAGGCAAGCGAACAGAGTCGTCAGACTTTGAAGCATTTGGTGAATTAGCAAGCCAGAAGCTGTTGAAAGATAGTGCAATGGGACTTGATCAGCAAGAGAAGGTCTCAAATGCTAACGGAGTGTCCGAGGGTGGTCTTGACACACAGCAGGGTGGTGCCCATGCTCAGTTGTTGAATCATGGACATAGTTGGTCCAGTGAGCAAAGCCTTCCTGTACAAACAGGCGATGCATCTCAAGTTGTGGAGGGGATCCGAGGGGCGCCAAGAAGGATCAGGATGAATCATTTTGAGGATGCTTTGAGTTCAAGTGATGAAGAAGATGCTGATGAAATTGACCCTGATCGGGATTTTCAGTTCTTCGAGGATGTGTTCAAAGTCAGCAAAATGTCGTCCTTGCATAAGAGTGTTCCGAACGTCAGTGGCAATATTGTATATCCTGCAGATGTCCCTGGGATTGGGGTGCAGAAAAAAGCTGCCAGCACTTCAGCTGTTGGGTTTAAGATTCACACCCCCAAGGCAGACCGCAATGGAaatgtaggtcaaggtcaccatggGTCAGGTATTGCTCACATCAATGACAACATAGACTATTCAAATACAGCCAACATAAGCCAGGTGACGTCAATAGATGCAAGTGTTGGACATTTGAAACCAAACTCTAAGATTCACCCCGCAGTTTCTGGCCTTACACCAAATGGCAACCAATCAAACAGAAATCGTTCAAACACGGCAGAAAGACAAGACAGTGTTCACAGACTTAACATGACACAGCTAACTCCACAAAATGGCGTGCAGGGCTTCTTGGAATTGTTCAACGAAAATGGCCTGAGCTCTGTCCTGACCTCTGACCTATTACTACCCATATCCAGCTCCTTTCTCGATACGTTCATCGCCATCCATCGCTACATCCGGTTTGGGAGGTCCCTGTTCGAAGTCCTGCTGCCATTGCCCAAAAGCTTGTCTCTGAAGAGGGATCAGCTGGGACCATTCTTCTCTGAGATTATGGCTGGGAGGGAGAAGATTTATgagaaatttgtgaag GGCCTTTGCAATGCGCTGTCAGTTTACGCTGACAATATAATGTGCCTGGACCTCTGTGCCGTCCCCGTGGAAATGTCTAATTGCATCCTTGGGAAAGAG ATGACGGGTCATCTGTGTAGCCAGCAGGACAGTGGCTTGATCTGGGGCTGTCGTCATATCATCGAAAACGTAACCAATTGTTTCATGTATATCGACTGCAAGGCCAAGTATCTGGCTGACAGGTTTGAGCCAGTCACACAGGAG ATGTGCTGCAGAGTCAATATCCTCTCCACCATTTTGAAACTTCTGCCAAAGTTCAAGAGTCAGATGACCGAGATCGCCAGCTTGGAGACGATGAAGAAACTAGTTGCCACGACAACGCGATGTGTCAGTAGTACGTCCCAGTTGACGGAGTCCATGCGAG ATTACGAATACATCTCCTCCTACTCGACCCCGGTGTCCCATGCCTCCCGGAGTAACCTCACTGCCACGCCAAGTGAACATGGTCTAGCTGAGACCTCAAGTTCCATCCTTGAAGGAGAAGAGACAATCAAGTGTTGTCACGAACATGTGCAGATCCTGATGAAGGGCCAGCTCAAGCTGTTGGCTTTTAGG ATCAACCTCTTCCTGAAGGAAGCTCTTTCCCTCCTCCTCTCCCTGAACATGGGCAACAAGCGTGTCGCCGAGCGCCTCCAACCAGTCTCGGACTTCCTCGGCAACTACATCAAGCAGTTGAAGCGCTGGCTGTATTCTGACCTCTACAAACTCATGGTGGAGGACATGTGGGTCTACATTgttgaggatttcaatgatgaagtGAAGAAGTTGATCCACTGGAAGGATAACACCAAAACCAAGGCTGAACTCCTCCTCCAAGCAGTGTCA TTCTTCATGAAGTTCCTGAGCACAAGGTGTCAGAATCTGAGCTTGGACATGATGATGGAAAAGATGGACCGTGTGGTGTTCCTCTTGCAGCTGTACACCCAGCCCAGTGAGAGGTTGATAGCACTCTATTATCAACTCTATGAAGCA TGTAACCAATCAGAGTCTTCGAGTGAAGATGACGATCACCTCCCGTCCAGATACCTGCAGCAGATGAAACACGATCTTCACCTTCTGAGGAAGTGCTTTTCGGGTGAAGACATCATCAACTGGATTATGAAGCATCCACACTCTCCTGCCACAGCTTCGG ACCCGCTATCTGGATGTGAATCTGAAGGCTCCAGTGAGATGTTTGCCAGAGAGACGGCAGAGAACGTCTGCCAGAAACTGCTTGACGATCAAATCATTGTGGGGGTGGATGGTGACCATCATGCTTTAG GTTTCTTTCACTCAACTGGTGCTGCATCTGACATTGATGTCAGCTACCCGAGAATGACACGGGTCCCGGCGAATGAAGGGATGGGGCCAACGCCAGGCTCACATGACTTTGAAGATCCTGATCACACCATTGACCAGCCATGGAATGACGGACACGAGCGGCATGGGGTGTGGACACCATTTTTTTACGGTCAGGGGTTAAATCGACCGCAAGCTGAGCAGCCCATTATGGAGGATGTGGAAGAGAAAGCCAGCAATGATGGGACTTTGCATACAGACTCAACAAGGTCTGGTTCGGACAGTTTGCAGGTGCTGTGTGGCTCGTTAATCCTTGACCAACCAGCACATGACACCAATGCTGTTAGGCATTCTAACAATCCTGCAAAGCAAAATAGggacagaaatcataaaatgAGGGTGGAGCACAATGAGCCAGCTATGCAGGCAAACCTATCAGAAAATAAATTGTCTCCTAATATTGTTGAGACTGGGGTAAATGAAAGTCACTCTGGTCTGTCAGAGGTCTCTGTGTCAAATGATCATGTCGAAGAGTCATCCCCAGCACTTATAGCTGGGGAAGTTGAAGGTGAGGCAACTGATTCAAATGAAAGTCCATTGAGTGGGCTGGCAGGAAGTGAAAGTGTAGATGTTGGTGCCAGGATTGAACAAGCTTCAGAACAGACTCTGAAGAATGGTGCCATGCCAGATGGCGAAGCAAATAAAGATTGCACTGAAGCTACTGCAGTTGAAAACTTGTCAGAAAAGAAGCCAGATAGCCAAACAAGTGAAAACGATGATTCAGTGATTCAGGAGAGCAGACAGATAGCAGAAGATCAAAACCGGCAGATGCCAGATGACACTGTTTCTTGCAGTGAAGAACTGGAAGGAATTTGGCAAAATAGCAGACAAGACTCGCCGCCAACTTGGGTGGATGAAAAAATCTATTACCAAAAGGGTGACTGTTTAAATGCAACGGACAAACCTCCAAAGGGCAGTGGTGATATGTTGAGTGACAGTGAGTCCTCCACTCCTAAAAACTCATCTCGAGGATCAAGTGACTTGGACAGATGGCCTGAGAGCCAGAATAATGACTGTGGCAACTTGGCTGGGAGTTACCGCTCCGCGAGTGCCTTTGGTCCGTTTGCCCCACGATATCTTGATTCCTCAACTGTCGTGTCTTCGTCCATTTTCCAGTCGTGCCGCAACAATTTGTATCGCTTCAAGAGCATCCAGGATATTGGTTCATCGACTCACAATCTGACGGAGAGCGTCCTCCAGGATTTGACTGATCACAACCACAGCCATAACAACATGTCCAAGCTGACGGGAACATTACTCCAGTCCGCAATTGATAAGGAGGTCACCACAAACTTCTTGTTGACAATACTGTACACGAGAAGGAAGTATGATAAAACGACGAAGAAATTCTTTAGTCGGGTGCCAGTTGAAATGATCACGGACATCAAAACACTTGAAGAAAGTGATGTGAATGGAGGCTGCTTTGGTTGA